Part of the Sylvia atricapilla isolate bSylAtr1 chromosome 1, bSylAtr1.pri, whole genome shotgun sequence genome, AAGTAGAGGAGTACCAGGCACTCTTACCTCTAAGCACAACCATCAAGCTCATCACCACAGTCTAAAAAGCGCTGCAGGGAGGATTTTGATTACAACATATAAAACAAGAGGTAGTTGTGCAGAAGACATATTTCTTAGTAAGATTTTTACCATAGCTTCCAGCCAGTGTGTGCTTTTTGCTTGTGGATGCATAGTGGCAGACCAGAGGATGCACTGCTGCTTGTTTTATGTGCACTTGGGCTTTTGAAGGAGTGCTTAAAAATCAAATCTGGCCAGATGAAACCTCCATCTGATTCCTCATCAAAATGGATATGTGCTATGTGCCCATAACAACTGAAGACAAGCAGACATACTGTACACCCAAATGTTCACAGGGCAGAGCCTACACAATTCACTGCAGACTAAAGGTGGAACACAATTACTGAGCAGTTTGGAGTTATTGCAAACTAAACCTGTTAGCAAGCTGAGCACACAAGGGGCTGCAAGAATACATACTCAACCTTACACTGTTTTGTGAGATGTTGAGACAGTAACAAACCTCACCTCTTACTTCAGGTGGCtggagcatggtgctaataatgccAAGGTTGAGGGCTTGATCCCTGTGGGCCACCCACTTAAAGAGTTGGACAGAATGATCCtcgtgggtcccttccaattcagaatattctgtgattccatggttcTTATTTCTCATACCAGGCCATTTTTTTGTGGCTCCTAATGGTTTCCTCTGGTCCCATAATGAAATCACCCGTTGGGTTTTGGACATCTCTGTAATACTCTCCTTATTCTAGTTGTTGGTCCCATGTTTCAACTCCTTTCATGTCTCTTTGAAGAGGACAAGTGCTGCTGGATTGAACTTTGAGCTTCCTAACCCCAAGAACTGAGCAGGCCCCTGTTAGAAAAGTTTTCACAGGCACTGGACTAATGATAAATGGAGAGCACCCATAAACACGTACAGCAAGTAATTCAAGTATTCTTGATTTACCTGGAAACCATAAAGAAGAGACTCAGAACTGCATCTTATTTAAATATGAACTTCTCCTGGCATGTCCCAGTAAATTACACTCAGTACTTTCTTTCACAGCATCTTCCCTCAGCTGAGACCcagacattttcttcttcttgagTCTGTTCAATACCTTTAATTCCAAGTTCTGGTGTAGAAGGAAAACTTGCAGTTGGGTAAAGCCACATGGCTCACAGCATTCTCCAAGCTTACAACATCTGTAATTTTTTGCTCCTTTTAAGAACATTAGGACATTTCAGAGACAGCTTGTTCCTGTCTCATCTTTGAAACTGTTCTCTTTCATGCAATTTCATCCACCTAACACTCCTTTTACTCCTTTTAGGTCAACTCCATGGAGTAAAACAATACCAAGCAAGTAAGCTCTAtaaacaaagcagcagagatttcaCTCTCTGTGGTTTTCTGTGGAAATCATGCCCTCTCTCATCTCAAAACCCCTAATCACAACCTAACAAATTCTACAACCTAACAAATTCTATTATCACGGTACTATGtctattttaaagtaataaGAAAAGCAGTGTTAATTATTTCTTAAGCTTTTTTAAAGCTTAACGAAATCCAAACGGATGTTATCAATTATGTTATCACCTCCCCACAGCTTCAAAtcctttgctttccattttccaaGTTTTgacttattaaaataaattgtggATGTTATTGTAGTTATCCAACATTATTTTAGGAAACCAAATGTAAGCTGATTTCCAACAGCTGACACAAAATGCTGACAATTCAAATACTCTCACTAAAGGAGAAAGCATGACAAtcactttttattaattttcaagtataaaacagtaatttctaCATTTGCTTATCCAATGCAAATTATCTCCCCTGTGGTCAGTTTCAGCATTAAGTCTTGGAGATATTTTACACCATCATAACAGATTGTGTTTAATCACTgaaacatataaaaattaatgtgtGAGATAAGAAGAATGCAACAAAATTCATGTCAAGATTCAACATTGTTCCACCTTCATTGCAGAGTACCCCAGAGAACACAGAAACTCAGCAGCCTTACATTCTTTTGTGAGCTGTATTCATTCTAggattttatccttttttacttcagatattatttctttctgataTTATCTACTGTGCAGAGACATTCCTACATTCCTCTGCCTAACAGTAACCCACGGCCTTGGGCCAGACCCAAACTAAAGTGCCAGACACAATAAGCCAAGCCTTTTGCAACAAATTGACTATATTGACTATAGGCCATGATCCCCTGTCAGCCCAGTTCTTTCTCTCCTCAGGTCATCAAGTGCCTTCCACTAGATAACTAATATTTACTGACAATGGAAcaatagaaaataaagcaagcaaaacCCAAATCAGAGACAGAATATTCCCTTTTGTGCAAGTAACAACAAAGAACCTGTGCATTTGAGAACAGATGTATATATAAAGGAATCTGTTCAGAGTATCTTGCATAGTAGCTCCTGTAGGTCATGATAGAAGCATAAACAGTTGTGCTTTAAGTCTCAGTCTCAACTCTAAGTCAGATTGTCAGATGCAGtaaaaaatggaaacacagTAGACAGAACTCCAGGCAGGCCAAATATCTGATTTAAATGTTACCTCTGCATCACAGTGCAGGTGGGACTCTAAGTTGCTATCCAGTTACAAAAAAAGCCCTTGTTAGGGCTTTTATTAGCCAGCCACAGCACAAACACTGGTGGTTGCTTTGTGATGTCAGCCAAAATGAACATTATGCTCCAGTCTAATAGCTATTATTGCTGTTGCTCTggtgagggatttttttaaaattttgttttcattttgggtttttttgtggtctTTTTGTTGGTGTCACTGTTGATATTTCAGGGATGATGGTggtaatgttttatttaaaatgcttctgaTTGTAAATCTTTACAATCCATTAATACTGGAAATCTCACTGATAAATATGGCCACATTTTCAGCCTACAGCCAAGGTGGTGTCTGTGAAGAGCTAGgcttcaaacaaaaaaacaggattttcttttcctacaaaCACTGTAAGTTCCAGTtagtaaaaacaaaatcattggACAGAAGCTTAGCCCTTGAGTAAGTCTACATTTATAACACACTACTTCTACATtcagaaaaagctggaaaatccaTCTGTAAAATTAGGAAGCCACTACCAATGCAACGGGCTTCGATGCATAATGAGGCCAACTGGGAATTATTCACAAGAAGACACTTTCATTTGGTCCTTAGAGGACAAAGTTTTTAACTAGTAGAATGGTGGTCTGGTTGGTTAAAAATCAAGCTACTATAATTGCTGTCAAATGACTGTCAAACATTTCTGTGCTTCAGACAGCATAAAACTCTCACCTTAATCTTCTGTTCATCCTGAACATTGAAGATTTTAATCCACAAATAATGCATTTTACTttgagtaaaataaaaagtatataATTTTATCATCAGTGTTTGTGTACAATCTACTAGAGGGCCCGGTATACATTCATATGTGTCTTTCTTATTTTACAATTACCTAATTTCAGCACTTAGAGATTACTCTAACAGCAGTTCTGAAATCCCACTTTGTTCCAATGCTTATGCAAAATACAGTTTATCAGTTCCACTTCCAGAAAACAATTCGGTTTTGTTTCATGTGCTGCCTTGCACCACTATCATCTTCCTCTTCTACTACAGGTTAGAACGAGTCAGCCAGGGAAattcctgaaagcaaaaaaacacaacacagaagaaaaaccttaTCAGAATGGGCAAACAGTTAACTACCAGAAGGAATCCACAGGATATCAAGATTGCTCAAAAATGTTTCACCTGCTTTGGTCTAGAATGAAAAGGAATAACCTTAAATTCTGGAAACAGTCATCAAGGACACTATACATTAATAATAGccagtggggggaaaaaacaaacacgCAGATAGCAAGGAAAGCAGATGGCATGGTGTAAAAGGAtctattttctccatttcccaaATCTAAGAACAATCTTTCTGCCTTGCAACCATCTCTGCCTCCTCTGTGATTTAAGTGATGGTCCTTAAGGTTTTCAGAAACTCATCACCATGAagcttacagaaaaagaaaggaaaacacatacatacctgtttctttctctcagaCTGTGGATCAATCACTACATTTATAAGAGAAGGCGTTTGCTCGTCAGTCACACTTGCTTTCAGAGCATTCTGCAATTCTTCTGGTGTTTTAACAAAGTATCCTTTACCTCCAAAGGCAGACATAATTTTCTCATAGTGTGCATTTGGCAGGAGAGAAACAGGAGGTACACTGTAACAGAATGGAAAACATGATTAAGGGCATGGGAAAATTGCCAGGCTGACTAATTTAATTACTTTAGCACCAATTTTAAAGTCCAAGATGATTATTTTGCTGGCCTGATGAATTCTTCTGGGCTGAAAGAACCGTGGTTCCTGTATTACCTAAGATGTGTTTATAGGGTAGCATACTCATTTTCATCTTGTGGAGACATTCCTCAGCAAAGCTTTAGCCTAGTTCTCTTTGTAGAGAGATCTCAGCTCAGAAGCAGAAGTCCTGTGTAAACTCAAAACTCAAGTCTCAGGTAATTTTGGAGAGAATCAGGATTTTGAAAATTAGCTCACTATGAACTCTGTACTGTGTGGGCTGAACTGCTGCAGGAACCTGAGAAAACTAATAGGGAATCTGTTGTGCAAACAGCAGGCTTGAATTAAGTTGGCTGTTTGCTTTTGGCAACTGGTTCTTACTTAGGTGAACTTAGCCCAGGACTAAATTGAttttataaaagtaattttaatctGGATcataaagcattaaaaattaagcaACCATCAATTTTGCTCACTTTTTCCACAGCTAACAGGACATTCTTTGAAGATGCTTACCATGTAGTAGGGTCACCAAACTTTAACATTTCCTCCCAGGAATTTGCATCCAAACCAGTGTAAATCCCATTGTTGTTTACTATGACAATCAGGATTGGCAAGTTGTATCTATAAAAAGACACATTTGGAAGAATTCTGAAATACTTGCCCCCTTCTGTAAGATGTTAAGAGTGTAATTTTccttacaaggaaaaaaaatcacttccacCTGAAATATGATTTGATCATCACTGGTAAAGCACTACATCACATCAACATAAAAAAATGAGCATGCAGGTTTTCTGGCTTGTTTTCATGTCTTTCCTGGATGCCTCACCTATGAGCAGTTAAGTCTCCAAGTTAAAGTGACCCTGAAGAGCATCTTCTTCAGCCAAAAAAACCAGTTACCTGCAGATAGTCTCCACCTCCATTCCAGAAAATCCAAAAGCACTATCCCCTTCTATGCAGACAACTCGCCTTCCAGGTGTGTGGTCTCTGGCTACAATTGCAGCTGCTATggcaaaacccaaacccactcCCATGGTTCCAAAAGTACCTGCATCAAGcctaaaaggaaaacacagaattacTATCCCTTTATTTCTACTCAATTTCTTCAATTCATCCACTGTGCCTTACTTTTAATACTTTGCCATAAAGTATTCAAATACTGTTTTATAAACACCTGGTATAAAGAGATACCACATGTAAAGATCATTATATTCAGTCAAACATTTGATAAAACTGCAAATGTTTTAAGTGATATAAACATACtggaactgaaattaaaatgaagaactCTTGTATAATAGTGCTACAATAAAGAACTATTCTCATATGCTTTTAGCTTGCACAGTAACAGTATTTCAAAAACATTCCATTACTGTAGAGACAGacaacatgaaatatttctatatttaattCCTTGAAAATATAACTATTAGTCTGAAAGCCACTGATTAAATACTGTTGTTCAAATTTTAGTCTTCTGTTCAACCATTTGAAATCAAATTGAAAGCTATAATTTAGTTAGATCATTTCAATCAGAAGCACATAATGGATCCAAAAGTACATAAAGCACTAGATTATTCTAGGGTTAACTCCTCgaatttgctttcagaaatgtattttattatttaaaataaggaCATAGTAATGTTACTGGTTGTCTCTTGAGGCTGCACTGcacatttctgaaagcaaattcAAGCAATTCTACTGGAAGTACATGGGTTTTCGTGCTTATTAGTTGTTTTGTtcaaaaagcagtattttgagTACTCACATCTTAGGCATGCAGGTTTACATGAAAGCATGCCCAATATATAATCCAATTTTCAAGTTTTCCCCATTTTGAAGTGTTCCAAAAGAACCCTCTTCATATgaattcttttcaaaatgagaattccagtgacttttttatttttcatcaatATTTACCACAGACTCtgaacacagaaacaaacatcTAGGTCAGGGAATTGAATGCTCATCACTCACTTTCCACAAGAGAGAGAGTAACTATCACCATTGTGCTGCAGAGCATGCAGAGAATTGTTAAAATTTCTGACAGGACATCAGTATGTGAGTGGAAAACTTTCCTTAATCCCTGTCTCAACATATtacacttctgttttccagaccATTATATTTCTTAgctaaatgaaaacatttatgcAGAAATGTTATGCCTGTTGACTTAGAACAAAAGATCCCACCTTTGACGGGGATAGAAATTTGGAAGCATAGTTCGTCCAATGTCCATGGTGTTTGCTCCCTCACTCACTAAAATGCAGTCCTTGGGTATCAGTTCTCTGATGTGATGAAAGACTGTATAATAATTCATAGGCAGAGATTTCTGTAATGCTaataccttaaaaataaaaggtattaGTAAGTCCCATTAATAGAATTTAAGGTGCAAAACAGAGACACATGAATAATaatgatggaaataaaaatacactctGCTGGGTAAGGCCGGAGTATTTGGTTTTCCATGCACTATATCAAGGTCACTCCTGTATCTACCCTGGCAAGACAACAACGTACTTATCAGAGGCTCAATAATCTCAGCAACCCTTCGATGGCCTATCATTAGCAGAAGCTATTAAAACTCAGTTTAACCCAAGAGGCACAAGAAACTTTTCTGCACCCAGGTTAGACTATTGACAACCCTAAGTGAGCTGTCATCTGTGTGCTGAGAGGTAATTCAAAAAAGCAATCTGCtagaatgaatttattttagatCCCAGTCTTGGGAACATGCATCTGAAGCTGCAGAATATGAGTTACATAAAGCTAGGTATATACCAAGCATGTGTAGTCTCCTGGTCTTAACAGCTGCTTGCTTTTAACATGGATTAAACTTAGATCAGCATTGCTAAACTGCACTATTACAAACAATGAttacaattagaaaaaaactaaGAATGAGTCTTCACCTAAGCCAGCTTCCACCTGGAGTACTTGGAGTATCTGTCCATTGCTTAGAAGTCACTGCCCATAATACAGCAGTTCTGGCTGTGGTCTTCTACTACTGGCTTTAAGAATCCAATCCCAAAGTGTAATGATTTCTACACAGTTTGAATgcatacagaatcacagaatacttAACCTATAATGCTTACAGTTCCTAAGCACAAGAGTAAGTCTGTACCAGAATGGTACAAATTTTCAAAGTCTGGGTGActtaagtgaaaaataattgaGGAGGCTGAATACAGTTACAAAACTGACAATGCATCAGTACCTGTTATAGCAAGaaaccttttaatttctttaatgtcACACTACCTTTGATCTTTCCTCattgttctttattttccctcttaGCTTCTGCCACCACTCTGAATTAGAAGGGTATTTCCATGATCTTTTGTTGAATTCCTCTAAGAGCTGGAACAATATTGAAATGCTGTAGAGGGGTCTTGCagtgtgtttaaaaaagacaacaaaagcaTCAATAACAACATTATCAAGGACAATCCCAGCACAATTGCAGTAACACTAATCAGAACCGTTAACATATCATTTGAGAATAGACTGGATATACAACATGAATATAGTgcctgaaaaatgtttttccttgaacagttgggggttttttctcttatttttaactGGCAACTTACTTCACATGAATCAGAGGAAATTGAGGTCAAAACCAGAGGACACGGGACATTACGTTACCTGCTCAGTCACGGCCTTTATGTCACCTAATAAAGTTGCAGCTGGCCTTACGTTATTCCCCAGCTCTTCTGCACAAATATCaatctgtatttcaaaaagaaagacAACCATTAACTCAAGGATAACtcaagaactttttttttttcagttcaagcAAGGAACATAGCCTTACATACATAGATGTCTAAAAGTCTTCATACCTTGTTTTGGCTGTAAAGATaacttcccttctcttttcttgaCACATCAGGAAATCCTTTATACAAATTAAAACCCTATGGTACATAcctatattaataaaaaaatcatatatatCCTTACAGTTGACTGCTTGCTTATTTCAAGCTTCTGCAGACACTGCAGAACTTTACTGCAACATTGTATGAGAGATAAAAATCTAGGTTCAGGTATACCCTTAAAGTCTATACAAAGTAGCAATTTTCTCACTGAGAAAACTGCGTACGCTACTTGACAGTAAAAACTTAGTCAGCACgaagaaactgaaaagtaaGCAAATCTGTCAGTGATGCATGAGCCCTCTAAGGTTACATAAACTTATTTCTGACCAGGTCACACAGACTATGAACTGACTTAGTATTTTAATACTAATCTCTGATAGTGAAAAAATTAGGTGagatgaaaaaacattttctttaattattttaggaaGAGGAAAtctaaaatatgtattatttgtaaaaataatatttgcaaaaataacgtgtatttttaaaaatttagctTAAAAATTAATGCTATTGCAAAGTTTGGAACTTTAGACTATGTTCCAGGTCAGTGCAAGCAAGACCAATATGTTGGATCAACTACTACTATTTGGTCACAGACTCTTGGGGAGGAGATTTTAAGGACACAATTTAAAGACTTCTCTTTCTAAGACCTGGGAAACTGCCAAATGCATTAATTAGTTAAACAGCCTTTCCTCCTCTTATTTCATTTCCGAGTGACTGAGCTTTTACATTATGACAGGATCTGAAAGCagttcattttcagaaaaattcagtCAAGAGAGCAGTATGAAAGATTCCACAATTTCAAagacagttttcttttaatcacAGAAATTCCAATGctcaaaaaaatcacaacagtACTGTGAGTCTAATTCTGTATTAGTCAACTGCATAGAAGTGTCTGCCCTCCTCATTACAGCAGCACCAAGCTCTTGATACTAGGAACAATATTGTAAGCActcttacaaaaaaaataagaaagcaaaaaaacacaattaaagAAATTGTAAGTATTTATGCATAATTACCCTAACTATATGCACCATACTGCACTGTCCATATGGCAGTACTTGCCACATGAAATACATTACCAAAATAATGTAAGATAATTGCTCTGGGCAATGCTAGAACACAGAAGACTTCCATTAAGTAATAATTATCTTCCTCCTTACCTGAATAACCTTTACATCCTGTCGATACCTTGGTGGAAGACCAAAATGCAAAATCCAATTCAACCTTGCACCAAGCAAGATGATGACATCAGCATGCTGTAATGCCCTAATAAAGGGAAATGACAAAACCAGACAAGAAGGAATCACTATTACATTTAACAGTCTTTGCAAAAttagaagcaaagaaaaaaaatcctaaccaCCACAGCAAACCCCAGAATATACATATAATTCTTCCTTCCACTAAGGTGCTTGCTTAGCCCCAAATACCTCCCATCCCTTTTTACAGCCAATCACCAAGCCATTCTTGAGTTAAGgtattaaagaagaaaattaattactatTTTCCTATTGCACTGTGTATAGGAGAGGAATCATTACATTAGACCAACAAGGTACTAGAATGATGCTGAGGTTAAAGCAAAAGACTCACTACTGTGACACTGGCCAACAGTGGATGCCAAAATTAAGACTGTATGGGCATCTCAGTTTAGTTTCCCATTAATTTACTATTCAGATAGGCAGATGATATTTGGCATATTCTTTTATACTCCATTCTTCCTAGCAGCATGGTTAACAGTGATAAAGCTAAGATGCTCAGCAATGGGCAGCATTTTACTTTCAGGGTATATAAATGCTCCATCTGCA contains:
- the HACL1 gene encoding 2-hydroxyacyl-CoA lyase 1; translation: MEGEAVSGAQLIAQALRAQNIEYMFGIVGIPVTEIAVAAQAVGIKYVGMRNEQAACYAASAVGYLTGRPGVCLVVSGPGFLHALGGMANATINCWPLIVIGGSSDRNQETMGAFQEFPQVEAGRLYNKLSVRPSSLEVIPAVIEKAVRTSMYGRPGSCYIDIPGDFVNLQVNKSSVKYMECCLPPPISVAEHSAVSKAASVIALSKQPLLIIGKGAAYSHAENNIRKLVDLCGLPFLPTPMAKGVVPDNHPNCVAAARSTALQHADVIILLGARLNWILHFGLPPRYRQDVKVIQIDICAEELGNNVRPAATLLGDIKAVTEQLLEEFNKRSWKYPSNSEWWQKLRGKIKNNEERSKVLALQKSLPMNYYTVFHHIRELIPKDCILVSEGANTMDIGRTMLPNFYPRQRLDAGTFGTMGVGLGFAIAAAIVARDHTPGRRVVCIEGDSAFGFSGMEVETICRYNLPILIVIVNNNGIYTGLDANSWEEMLKFGDPTTCVPPVSLLPNAHYEKIMSAFGGKGYFVKTPEELQNALKASVTDEQTPSLINVVIDPQSERKKQEFPWLTRSNL